The genomic window TGTGACCTCCGTGAATTGTGACTCCGCGTGCTTGCCGACTGTTTGATTCCGCTCTACGCAATCGTCATGGCCGAGTTCAACTCCACCGTCCTGCACGATATTTTCTACCAAATCAATCGCACGGTGGAGAACCTCAAAAAACGGGGAAGGACAATCTGACTCGGCAGCACCTAGACGCCACGCTCGAGCTTCTCGATTCGAAATAGAAGAAGTTCGCTGATGCTCATTCTGTTCTTCTCGGTAAGCGAACGAAAGAGCTCGAGTCGCACAAGTATTATCAAGACGACTTCTATAATCAGTGCGAGACCGCCTACATCGACGTCAAAGCGGAAGTGCTTCGGATGCGCGATCGCGCGGCTTCGCCATGTGCGTTAAATACTTCTCTCGGTAGTGACACTTCTCGCCCTGTCTCTAGCACCGCGCGATCTCTCCCAAAGATCACGCTTCCGAAATTCTCGGGCGGTTACCAGTCGTGGACGTCATTTCGCGATCTCTTTCAATCCATGGTCGGCTCCAACGACGACATCCCTGCGGTGGAAAAATTCCATCACCTCAAGAGCAGCCTCACCGGGGATGCCGCTCGGCATATCGCAAACGTTCCGGTTACTGTCGATAATTTTGGTCCAGCGTAGGATGCTCTCGTAGCTCGGTACGAGAACAAACGTGCTATCGTTAGCGCTCATTTGAACAAGTTTTTCGCTATCGCTCCAATCGCGCGCAAATCGGTCAGCCATTTGAAAGGCTTAATACCGGCCTTAGTATCGACCGTTAAAGAGGCTCTCGGTGGGCTCGGGGCTCTCGGCGCGCCTATCGATTCGTAGGCTTTCATCTTGGTTCACTTTATTATTCGTCGTCTCGATCCCGAGACGCGCGAAGCGTGGAAGCTGCGTCAGGGTATAGCCACGGATCCGGCAACGTTCCGCGAGCTCGACGACTTTCTAGATGGGCGCATTTGCGCTCTAGAGGTGATCGCTCCCGGGAATTCTAGCAAGACTGTCAAAGCCGCAAAAACGCTCGCAACAAAGCCCGCCTCGCGCGTTAACGCCACCAACTCTTTCTGTGACGGTTCTCACTTCATCGACTCCTGTAACGAATTCGCTGCCAAACCGACGGAGGATCGACGCGAGTTCGTTGTATCAAAACGCTTGTGCGCAAACTGCCTCGGCAATCACCGGTTAACCGAATGCAAGTCCGCTAAGCGATGTCGGCTCTGCGGTGGGCATCATCATACTCTCATTCATCGCGCGTCCGCGACCTCGAGTGTCGCAATGCAGCCTGGTCAAGGTGCCGCGAGCAAGGCCTCATCCTCCGCTGTGGCACTTGCTGTCGCCACGGGCTCGGGCGCTATCTCGCTTTACGTGTCCGGTTGTCGCCTGGATGCGCCCGCGATGACGTTGCTGTCCACCGTTCGCGTCCGCGTCTTGAACCGCTCCGGACAGGCGATTGAAGCGCGCGCTCTTCTTGATTTCGGCGCAGAGCTCAGTCTTGTCCGTGAATTGTTCGCGCAACTTCTACGGTGTCCTCGTCATCACCCGAGTATTCCTTTACTCGGAGTCGGATCGTTACCATCGTACACCACGCGTGGTGCACTCACTCTACGATTGCAGTCCTGCGTCGATCCCACGTTTGAGTTCGACGCTGCTGCTTACGTTGTGCCTCGCGTGATGAGCCGGGCGCCAGGAGAGGAGGTGAACCCGACTGCATGGAGCCAACTGTGTAATCTGCCTCTGGCCGATCCAACCTGGTATAAGCCTGGACCGGTGGACCTGATCCTTGGCTCGGACGTCCTTAGTCATCTATTCGGCGAAACCTTCCGTCGTGGTACTCTGCGACAACCCGTCGCGCAGTATTCCAAGCTCGGCTGGGTAATATACGGCCCGTCTGGCGTAGTACCAAACCTGTCTACGCCCACTGCATTGCCGTCGCATGGCATTAGCAATTGCCCAGACCATGAGCTCGAAACTCTACTTCGCCAATTCTGGATGCAGGAGGAAGTCGCACTCGCATCACAATCCGCATTCACAGAGGATGAAGCTCAATGTGAAGCGCATTTTCGTGACACTTACCCCGTGGCGCTCTCCATCAGGCCGATACATTGTCCGCCTACCGTTTAAAACCTCTGTCTCATTTTTCGGTAGAGCTTCGCGTCCAATCAAGAACTTGCGCAACTCTACGCCGACTTTCTCCAGGAGTACGAGACTCTCGGCCATATagttaaggggatgctaaagtgaaCGGCAAACTCAATCGAGGTCGGTCTAGACTCTAATGGTCCTGCGACATCTGCGGCCCTCCGTGAAACTAAATGCGACATCTGCGGATCTCTaagaactaaaaataataaatatcgacaataccaacatttttatcgacatttatcatGTAAGCgtcgtttttcttttattttcacatgagctctgttagacagatactctatttctttttattacataacaaaaagagaagagaagaagtacAATAAAGtacagcgttttataaaaattatatgcatataataaacacttatagtattgtgtcataattagctagttcaaacgcctccgatatttggttataactatcTACAACACAATGTACAGCtgtagcattttgttataacaagccaatACACGATAAATGCCCTTGGCAAAAAATTAGAAGGTCAGCACACAATAAATGCATCTgatatttggttataactatccacagcacaaTTTTCAGCtgtagcattttgttataacaagccagtacACGATAATGACCctggcaaaaaattaaaaaacccaCAATAAATGCTTTTGACATTTTACaactgtggcattttgttataagtaGTTAGTTCACAAAACGCCTTTGGtagtaattacaaatgtaattataattagaatggTTTACCGGTCTATGGCGAAAGAAACCTTTTGATATCCCCttaatttgtatttacataACGTAGTTCGTCTTCGCAGACGATACGGCGGCTTCCCGTTGTCCTCCGCtaccgctaccgttgtcgtagtcgttcactagctattatcaccagcaccagcaacgacggcgacggcgacggcgacggcgacggcgatggcgacggcgacggcgacggcggcggcggcgacgctgccgctaccgttgtcgtggtcgccCACTATTGTGGTACGAACTGACTATTGCCTCTACATTATAACCTCAAACTATTGCGCGGGAACGATACGGTGAATGCGAGTGACCACGAGTGACAACGCGTCACGATGGAGACGAAAGAAACAAGAAAGACAGGAAAAAGacagagagagggggaggaagggggaagggggggagagggaggggggaggcGATGCGCAGGAGTACGCACGGAACAAATTATCTTGATCCACAAGCCGTACCATGCAACGATAACAACTGTATTTTCTGAACGTCTATTTAACTGCGGGTTACCCACGAAGACTCGGACGTACGTGTAAAAAGAACTCTAATCGCAACAAACGGCATGAAGCACACCGCAAAGATGCCATACTATAATACTAAAGTAGCAGTACACGCTCGCGCTTTGCGGTAGTAGGattgtaattttcatataaactgtagtacaattcagacattcttgagaaaatagtaaaatacttttagcacCTGTAGTACCGTTACGAAAGAAGACGTGTCATTAGTTAGGCATGTAGCGCTATAGTAAAATGCGTGGCTTATATGCTGAAAGTTTCTAGATTCGATCTctcaagacaatttttttttgtaaatctaatattgaaaaaaataaagaaattaaaaaatgctattctattattaattaaattgaaattggacacaaaacatatataaaaattgtaacatttattttgacgttcaaacactcattgttaattttcatggcaaatacatttttcgtgtttttgaaaaattttaattcgattgataatagaaaagcattttttaatttcctaatatttttttttaatgacaaacttagtgttaaataattaaaaatagtttaaaaaatatacataacaatttaaaaaaatcctactaacttttatataattctacatacataataaataattgtatttacggatgtatcaaaaataactttttttacaattatttatatatatatatatatatatatatatttatatatatatatatatatatatatatttatatatatatatatatatatatatatatatatatatatatatatcaatttgtgAGGAATGTGACAAATGAAAtcacagatattgtaaaaattgtaaaaaaaaattctttatacatacgtacatataattatttataatgtacgtagaattatataaaagttagtgggattttttaaaattgttacatgtatattttaaactatttttaattatttaacactaagtaagtcattttgaaaaaatattagaaaatttaaaaatgctcttctattatcaattgaattaaaatttaaagagcaCGAAAtatgtatttgccatgaaaatttacaatgagtgtttgaacgtcaaaagaagtgttacaatttttacatatcttctgtgtccaatttcaatttaattaataaaaaaagagcattttttaatttctttatttttttcaatactaaacttacaaaaaaaaaaaaattgtcctgAGAGATAGAACTTGAAACTTTCAGTATACTACCTACGTATTTTATCACAGAGCTACATGGCCAACTTGATAAACCTTCTCCCATAACGGTACTATACgtgctaaaagtattttatcattttctcaaaaatgcctGAATTCTACTATAGTaatgtatgaataaaaattacaatcctattacattttatgaaatcGGTGACCAGGGACTACTGAGTTCCTCTCGTTAGcgcaattttgcaaaattttcgtcgcatggCCAACGCGCTATGTGGCAACGTCGCGATAACTTCGCTggagcgcgcgcgcgttgcaactCTGATCCGCGACACGAAAATTTGAAATCGTTTCGCTaagctgtgcagtgttgccggcttgtgcagtgttgccggcttgtaatgagagaaatcaagaacgctcgagacagaagaggataggtcaAGAAGAATAGACtgcttgagaaaaaaaaagacagtaaagctccccacgcatctttcttacttgacgctgggtcgagagagaaagcataaTGTGACGTAGACTTATGGACAACTGCGGTGTCCTCGCCGTTACGGATGTCGATCGAGTACACATGTATTGTTCGACGATAGTTAGCGTGCACGGAGCGCCGTTCTAAGCGCTTTGTTACATCCTATTagggtttttctactaa from Solenopsis invicta isolate M01_SB chromosome 2, UNIL_Sinv_3.0, whole genome shotgun sequence includes these protein-coding regions:
- the LOC120356926 gene encoding uncharacterized protein LOC120356926, producing MVGSNDDIPAVEKFHHLKSSLTGDAARHIANVPAFILVHFIIRRLDPETREAWKLRQGIATDPATFRELDDFLDGRICALEVIAPGNSSKTVKAAKTLATKPASRVNATNSFCDGSHFIDSCNEFAAKPTEDRREFVVSKRLCANCLGNHRLTECKSAKRCRLCGGHHHTLIHRASATSSVAMQPGQGAASKASSSAVALAVATGSGAISLYVSGCRLDAPAMTLLSTVRVRVLNRSGQAIEARALLDFGAELSLVRELFAQLLRCPRHHPSIPLLGVGSLPSYTTRGALTLRLQSCVDPTFEFDAAAYVVPRVMSRAPGEEVNPTAWSQLCNLPLADPTWYKPGPVDLILGSDVLSHLFGETFRRGTLRQPVAQYSKLGWVIYGPSGVVPNLSTPTALPSHGISNCPDHELETLLRQFWMQEEVALASQSAFTEDEAQCEAHFRDTYPVALSIRPIHCPPTV